From the genome of Phocoena phocoena chromosome 18, mPhoPho1.1, whole genome shotgun sequence, one region includes:
- the CBY2 gene encoding LOW QUALITY PROTEIN: protein chibby homolog 2 (The sequence of the model RefSeq protein was modified relative to this genomic sequence to represent the inferred CDS: deleted 1 base in 1 codon): MSPLECSECFGDQLLHRTYTSHLTLRGTAEPFLRLHNLHPTPRWARQTALPRLSRRAVSQHSYLPNRFPSVPLDPMESPTSQADLELDYNAPRVQLSDETFVFQDGRWVSENCRLQSPYFSPSSSFHHKLHHKRLAKECLRQEENQSLRAENQSLRAENQSLRAENHKILQVLWEVHQAALGREDGRASSPLLHKDNASSLEAAKKDPDLQVHGGQESSTLQLLREENRALQQLLEQRKAYWAQPDEKAASTEIKPAPSPHEAPHGLLPDQGAGLSSPFEEPKGPQAPQEDSKTLRALHEMLSNLSGQPREEAGKAGPGLPDGGQSLELLREMSQALQALQKENQNLQALREENRLLQEENRALHVLREEHRVFQESKALWENNKLKLQQKLVIDTVTEVTARMELLIEELYAFIPTKNKDPKKPRRV; this comes from the exons AGGGGTACAGCCGAGCCCTTCCTGAGGCTCCACAACTTGCACCCCACCCCGCGCTGGGCCAGGCAG ACCGCCCTGCCCAGGCTGAGCCGCCGGGCGGTCAGCCAGCACTCCTACCTGCCGAACCGCTTCCCCTCCGTGCCCCTGGACCCCATGGAAAGCCCCACCTCCCAGGCGGACCTGGAGCTGGACTACAACGCTCCCCGCGTCCAGCTCAGCGACGAGACGTTCGTCTTCCAGGACGGGCGGTGGGTGAGTGAGAACTGTCGCCTGCAGTCCCCCTACTTCTCCCCGTCCTCGTCCTTCCACCACAAGCTGCACCACAAGCGGCTGGCCAAGGAGTGTCTGCGGCAGGAGGAGAACCAGTCCCTGCGCGCGGAGAACCAGTCCCTGCGCGCGGAGAACCAGTCCCTGCGCGCGGAGAACCA CAAGATCCTGCAGGTCCTATGGGAGGTGCACCAGGCCGCACTGGGCCGCGAGGATGGCCGGGCCTCCTCGCCACTGCTGCATAAGGACAACGCCTCGTCCCTGGAGGCGGCGAAGAAGGACCCGGACCTGCAGGTGCACGGCGGCCAGGAGAGCAGCACCCTGCAGCTCCTCCGGGAGGAGAACCGGGCCCTGCAGCAGCTGCTGGAGCAGAGGAAGGCCTACTGGGCCCAGCCGGACGAGAAGGCGGCCTCGACCGAGATCAAACCGGCCCCCTCGCCCCACGAGGCGCCCCACGGGCTGCTGCCGGACCAGGGCGCGGGCCTCTCCTCCCCCTTCGAGGAGCCCAAGGGCCCCCAGGCCCCGCAGGAGGACTCCAAGACGCTCCGGGCCCTGCACGAGATGCTCAGCAACCTGTCGGGGCAGCCCAGGGAGGAGGCAGGCAAGGCGGGCCCGGGCCTGCCCGACGGCGGCCAGTCCCTGGAGCTGCTGCGGGAGATGAGCCAGGCGCTGCAGGCGCTGCAGAAGGAGAACCAGAACCTGCAGGCCCTCCGCGAGGAGAACCGGCTCCTGCAGGAGGAGAACCGGGCGCTGCACGTGCTGCGCGAGGAGCACCGCGTTTTCCAGGAGAGCAAGGCGCTGTGGGAGAACAACAAGCTGAAGCTCCAGCAGAAGCTGGTCATCGACACGGTGACCGAGGTCACCGCCCGGATGGAGCTGCTCATCGAGGAGCTGTACGCCTTCATCCCGACCAAGAACAAAGACCCCAAGAAACCCCGCAGGGTCTGA